From the Natrarchaeobaculum aegyptiacum genome, one window contains:
- a CDS encoding Rid family detoxifying hydrolase → MKRLISTDDAPEAVGAYSQATTDDSLLFTAGQLPLSTDGDLLVDESVAAQTRQCIENLEAILAAEVLELSDLLTVTIYLDDIDDFDEMYETSAEFVDDEPPARSAIEVGAVPKGGTLEIETVATLD, encoded by the coding sequence ATGAAACGCCTGATTAGCACCGACGACGCACCCGAAGCGGTTGGCGCGTACAGTCAAGCGACGACGGACGATAGTCTCCTGTTTACGGCCGGACAGCTCCCGCTTTCCACCGACGGTGACCTCCTCGTAGACGAGTCCGTCGCCGCCCAGACCCGGCAGTGTATCGAGAACCTCGAGGCGATCCTCGCAGCCGAAGTTCTCGAGCTCTCGGACCTGCTGACGGTGACGATCTACCTCGACGACATCGACGACTTCGATGAGATGTACGAGACCTCCGCCGAGTTCGTCGACGACGAACCGCCCGCCAGAAGCGCTATCGAGGTCGGTGCCGTCCCGAAAGGGGGTACACTCGAGATCGAGACCGTCGCGACCCTCGATTGA
- a CDS encoding BCCT family transporter: MGTQGVSAAERFLRKLLAPLCILSGTVVVSGFFFPEIVGDAVSGRAWLGISLTFFASGLTYLAVLPTDIDETAGTVEPEYLLRVRRVELTDTARAFLARQDPITFGIPVAAFVLFFLGQVLAPSETISTIDAAQIAVTTYGGLVFAGVMSIAVLFCLFLLLGPWGSIKLGGADAEPAYTYPVYFTMVFTAGIAAGIVFWGPAEALFHYETPPPYFDVDPASEGAAGAALTYALFHWGFTAWSVYIALGVPIAYYVYQRGAPLRVSAILTPFLGVDNLDSAWCRVVDLLAVFATIGGIATSIALVSEQFLTGIDFQWDVAFTTPGSVLFVAGLTIIFVVSAQSGVHRGIRRIAAVNVVLFGLFAALFFAVSPRAAVLESSSSAVGGYVANLVPMSLYLGDGWVADGWVADWTIWNWAWWLSWAPFAGLFLAALSRGRRIRTVVLTGFVATSLATMVWFLLLGSTAVHLQQTSVVDVLAAIGAHGGSEAVAGFPVFETVAISHLLMFVFMALIVVFMTTSADTSTLVVAVLATKREFAPTTGAIVFWGLFQGLVAVSVLVTGSAEILQAMAVLTGGPFAVLVCLALVGLVGTLLRRDRDRFPVVTALRTTVGGDTGDPGDDGDRRNDEP; encoded by the coding sequence ATGGGAACTCAGGGCGTCAGTGCCGCCGAACGCTTCCTTCGGAAGCTGCTGGCTCCGCTCTGTATCCTCTCGGGAACCGTCGTCGTGTCTGGCTTTTTCTTCCCCGAAATCGTCGGCGACGCGGTTTCCGGTCGGGCGTGGCTCGGTATTTCGCTCACCTTTTTCGCCTCCGGGTTGACCTATCTCGCGGTGTTGCCGACAGACATCGACGAGACGGCGGGCACGGTCGAGCCGGAATACCTGCTACGTGTCCGCCGGGTCGAACTGACGGATACCGCCAGAGCGTTTCTCGCTCGCCAGGATCCGATCACGTTTGGGATTCCGGTCGCCGCGTTCGTTCTGTTTTTCCTCGGGCAGGTGCTGGCGCCGTCGGAGACGATTTCGACGATCGATGCCGCCCAGATAGCCGTTACCACGTACGGCGGCCTGGTGTTTGCCGGCGTGATGTCGATTGCCGTGCTGTTCTGCCTGTTCTTGCTGCTTGGGCCGTGGGGATCGATCAAGCTCGGTGGCGCGGACGCCGAACCAGCCTACACCTATCCCGTCTACTTCACGATGGTCTTTACAGCCGGTATCGCCGCCGGCATCGTCTTCTGGGGACCCGCAGAGGCACTGTTTCACTACGAGACACCACCGCCGTACTTCGACGTCGATCCGGCGTCGGAGGGTGCTGCCGGGGCGGCGCTCACCTACGCGCTGTTTCACTGGGGGTTTACCGCCTGGAGCGTCTACATCGCCCTCGGCGTCCCGATCGCGTACTACGTCTACCAGCGCGGTGCCCCGTTGCGGGTTTCGGCGATCCTGACACCGTTTCTCGGGGTCGATAACCTCGACTCGGCGTGGTGTCGGGTCGTCGATCTGCTCGCCGTCTTCGCGACGATCGGCGGGATCGCGACCTCCATCGCACTCGTTAGCGAGCAGTTCCTCACCGGAATCGACTTCCAGTGGGACGTGGCGTTCACGACCCCGGGATCGGTCCTGTTCGTCGCCGGCCTGACGATTATTTTCGTCGTCTCGGCCCAGAGCGGCGTCCACCGGGGGATCAGACGAATCGCAGCCGTCAACGTCGTCCTGTTCGGCCTGTTCGCGGCGCTGTTTTTCGCCGTCAGCCCACGAGCCGCCGTCCTCGAGAGCAGCTCGAGCGCGGTCGGTGGCTACGTCGCGAATCTGGTCCCGATGAGTCTCTATCTGGGCGACGGCTGGGTTGCCGACGGCTGGGTTGCCGACTGGACGATCTGGAACTGGGCGTGGTGGCTTTCGTGGGCTCCGTTCGCCGGCCTCTTCCTGGCGGCACTCTCTCGCGGGCGGCGGATCAGGACGGTCGTCCTGACGGGGTTCGTCGCGACGTCGCTGGCGACGATGGTCTGGTTTCTCCTGCTTGGATCGACCGCCGTTCACCTCCAGCAGACCAGCGTCGTGGACGTCCTCGCAGCGATCGGGGCCCACGGCGGCTCCGAAGCCGTCGCCGGTTTCCCGGTGTTCGAGACGGTCGCGATAAGCCACCTCCTCATGTTCGTCTTCATGGCCTTGATCGTCGTCTTCATGACGACCTCGGCCGATACGTCCACGCTCGTCGTGGCCGTGCTGGCGACGAAACGCGAGTTCGCCCCGACGACCGGTGCGATCGTCTTCTGGGGACTCTTCCAGGGGCTCGTCGCCGTCTCGGTGCTCGTCACCGGGAGCGCCGAAATCCTGCAGGCGATGGCCGTCCTGACCGGCGGCCCGTTCGCGGTGCTCGTCTGCCTCGCGCTCGTCGGCCTCGTCGGAACGCTTCTTAGACGCGACCGTGACCGCTTTCCGGTCGTCACCGCTCTTCGAACGACCGTCGGCGGTGACACCGGAGACCCCGGTGACGACGGGGACCGCAGGAACGACGAGCCGTAA
- a CDS encoding universal stress protein: MYDNVLIATDGSDEVDPCIEYGLDIADAVDAKIHALYVVETKATYILTVGLSDDELEEYREYGRENVTDIVERAGDRGIEAAGIVRTGRPAEEIVEYARENDVDIIVLGKQGHGAIDRHVGSTAEAVIRMAENTATVVVEE, encoded by the coding sequence ATGTACGACAACGTTTTGATCGCGACTGACGGGAGCGACGAGGTCGACCCGTGCATCGAGTACGGTCTCGATATCGCCGACGCGGTGGATGCAAAGATACACGCACTCTACGTGGTCGAGACCAAGGCCACCTACATCCTGACCGTTGGTCTCTCCGACGACGAACTGGAGGAATACAGAGAGTACGGCAGGGAGAACGTCACCGACATCGTCGAACGCGCCGGAGACCGGGGTATCGAGGCCGCGGGTATAGTGAGGACTGGTCGTCCGGCAGAAGAGATCGTCGAGTATGCCCGGGAGAACGACGTCGACATCATCGTGCTGGGAAAGCAGGGACACGGGGCGATCGACAGGCACGTCGGGAGCACCGCGGAGGCCGTTATTCGGATGGCCGAGAATACTGCGACGGTCGTCGTCGAGGAATGA
- a CDS encoding NAD-binding protein: MVADPSDSPAPALERLFSHGETIPLVQWHALSGARSAVILCGLVAVLSFVTGLSSLSHPTAADGPLATVIPSGSSVVPFTGVLLAFVLGGLAFGLQRRKRLAWYLTLLALLLVSLLPLTTFQTSDVPLLLSTIVAFPLLLLNRDAFDQRIELSSLQIASLSSIVGVVLYGTIGSYAIRDQFTGIDSWGDSVYYVIVTIATVGYGDITPLTTGAKWFSLSIILFGTGAFTVAIGALIVPAIEKRMATVFGNMTPSDLRLLEDHVLVLGHSDITEPLLGELGDEVDVVVVTPDADAADALSDRDFNVLTDDPTHEETLHDARIEDAAGVVVATRNDANDVLAVIAARKLNPDVRIVAAATDDQHVDKLEMVGADEVISPVEIAGRLLGQSILETPSTQSALETTDEDGS; this comes from the coding sequence CTGGTGGCAGACCCCTCAGACTCCCCAGCGCCCGCCCTCGAGCGGTTGTTTTCCCACGGGGAGACGATTCCACTCGTTCAGTGGCACGCGCTCTCTGGCGCCAGGTCCGCGGTCATCCTGTGTGGGCTCGTCGCCGTACTTTCGTTCGTCACCGGCCTGTCGAGTCTCAGCCACCCGACGGCCGCCGACGGCCCGCTCGCGACGGTAATTCCGAGCGGCTCGAGCGTCGTTCCGTTTACCGGCGTCCTGCTGGCGTTCGTCCTCGGTGGACTCGCGTTCGGACTGCAGCGTCGAAAGCGGCTCGCGTGGTATCTCACGTTGCTCGCGCTTCTGCTGGTGTCGCTGTTGCCCCTGACGACGTTCCAGACGTCGGACGTCCCGCTCTTGCTCTCGACCATCGTCGCCTTTCCGCTATTACTCCTCAACCGAGACGCGTTCGACCAGCGGATCGAACTCTCGTCGCTCCAGATCGCCTCACTGTCTTCGATCGTCGGAGTCGTGCTGTACGGCACCATCGGCAGCTACGCCATCCGGGATCAGTTCACTGGCATCGACAGCTGGGGCGATTCGGTCTACTACGTCATCGTAACAATCGCGACAGTCGGATACGGAGACATCACTCCGCTGACGACGGGGGCGAAGTGGTTTTCGCTGTCGATCATCCTCTTCGGAACCGGCGCATTTACCGTAGCCATCGGAGCGTTGATCGTGCCGGCGATAGAGAAACGAATGGCCACCGTCTTCGGAAACATGACACCGTCAGACCTCAGGTTGCTCGAGGACCACGTCCTGGTGCTCGGGCACAGCGACATCACGGAACCACTACTCGGCGAACTCGGCGACGAGGTCGACGTGGTTGTCGTCACGCCCGACGCCGACGCGGCCGACGCGCTGTCCGACCGGGATTTTAACGTCCTTACTGACGATCCGACCCACGAGGAGACGCTCCACGACGCCAGGATCGAGGACGCTGCTGGCGTGGTCGTCGCGACGCGCAACGACGCCAACGACGTACTCGCCGTCATCGCAGCACGGAAGTTGAACCCGGACGTCCGCATCGTCGCCGCGGCGACCGACGACCAGCACGTCGACAAACTCGAGATGGTCGGCGCAGACGAGGTCATCAGTCCGGTCGAGATCGCCGGCCGGCTCCTCGGTCAGTCGATCCTCGAGACGCCGTCCACCCAGTCAGCGCTCGAGACGACGGACGAGGACGGATCGTAA